The Stegostoma tigrinum isolate sSteTig4 chromosome 38, sSteTig4.hap1, whole genome shotgun sequence genome contains a region encoding:
- the chmp2a gene encoding charged multivesicular body protein 2a, with the protein MNAIFGRRKTPEEMLRQNQRALNRAMRELDREKMKLEQQEKKIIADIKKMAKQGQMDAVKIMAKDLVRTRRYVKKFIMMKANIQAVSLKIQTLKSNNTMAQAMKGVSKAMATMNQQLKLPQIQKIMMEFEKQSEIMDMKEEMMNDAIDDAMGDEDDEEESDAIVSQVLDELGLNLTDELSNLPSTGASLSVATGKKAEPVVLEDADADLEKRLKNLRKD; encoded by the exons ATGAATGCCATATTTGGGAGGAGAAAGACCCCGGAGGAGATGCTGCGGCAAAACCAGCGAGCTCTGAATCGAGCCATGAGGGAGCTGGACCGCGAGAAGATGAAACTGGAACAGCAGGAGAAGAAAATCATTGCAGATATCAAGAAAATGGCAAAACAAGGACAGATG GATGCAGTTAAAATAATGGCGAAAGACTTGGTGCGAACGCGACGCTACGTGAAGAAATTCATCATGATGAAGGCGAACATCCAAGCTGTGTCCCTGAAGATTCAGACGTTAAAGTCCAACAACACCATGGCTCAGGCCATGAAGGGTGTCTCCAAGGCCATGGCCACCATGAACCAGCAG TTGAAACTGCCTCAGATTCAGAAGATCATGATGGAGTTTGAGAAGCAGTCAGAAATTATGGACATGAAAGAGGAAATGATGAATGATGCTATCGATGATGCCATGGGCGATGAAGACGATGAGGAAGAGAG CGATGCCATTGTGTCTCAAGTGCTAGATGAACTTGGTTTGAACCTGACTGACGAACTGTCCA ACCTTCCGAGCACCGGAGCGTCACTCAGTGTTGCTACTGGGAAAAAAGCAGAGCCTGTGGTCCTGGAAGATGCAGATGCCGACTTGGAAAAACGGCTTAAAAACCTCCGTAAAGACTGA